The nucleotide window ATACTGAAACATTTGATCAAAAGGCCAAGGCCCTTTATATCGATGCCTGATGTCGGTTTATTGATTCCTGAACCTTTGGGCTACTCTTTTCCGTCAGGGCATAGCACGTCTGCTTTTGCAGTGTCAGGTATTATGTATGAGAAAATGAGGAAGTACGGGATATATGCTGTTATACTGGCAGTCTTAATCGCATTTTCAAGGATATATTTGTTTGTTCATTATCCATCAGATGTCATATTGGGCATCGTTATAGGGCTTATCTGTTCGAAAATTGTGCTTGGGATCAATAAGAAATTAACTTCCAACAGACTGGAGATGTAAAAGATGGCCAGTAATTTTTTC belongs to Clostridiales bacterium and includes:
- a CDS encoding phosphatase PAP2 family protein → MVEILNDFDTNVLVFIHRYTHNAIFDMIMPRITFLGNGGLVWIIISAILLTRKRYRNVGLMCLCALIVSTVLGQVILKHLIKRPRPFISMPDVGLLIPEPLGYSFPSGHSTSAFAVSGIMYEKMRKYGIYAVILAVLIAFSRIYLFVHYPSDVILGIVIGLICSKIVLGINKKLTSNRLEM